The following are from one region of the Syngnathus acus chromosome 10, fSynAcu1.2, whole genome shotgun sequence genome:
- the nfxl1 gene encoding NF-X1-type zinc finger protein NFXL1, which translates to MQPAWRPHGRGRGRKQEDPGEKAREKPGSAVGRADSTKTTVPLHLGASKFEEIRKSNQAAAQRLMERHTNCSSEDDDDDDDDIKEHNDARVLESTFTTYTSHTGGDITGLQRTGQYVNELFQSGALTCLICIASVKRTQPVWSCSGCYSLFHLPCIQKWARDSVFLLCSATDEDFGRKQHPWPCPKCRAEYSHAATPTRYVCYCGKLEDPPADPWLAPHSCGAVCHKELKPSCGHACLLLCHPGPCPPCPKMVSVSCLCGNAKPLPRRCSNKGWLCRQPCGKLLPCRQHKCSQPCHSECSPCPKFSVQKCVCGRQKAERPCADPKWKCERICGAALSCGNHTCELVCHDGRCPPCPRSLSRSCPCGKTKSSLPCTEEVSLCGDTCERPLACGKHTCSRRCHRGNCDTCREEVEKECRCGKYRKLMACHKEYLCESKCSKSRNCQKHPCRRKCCPGNCPPCDQICGRTLGCRNHKCPSVCHQGSCYPCPEMVDVRCSCGSTYLTVPCGRERSTKPPRCKELCRSPSSCHHAARERHRCHPGACPPCTQPCLQPLAGCPHTCPRPCHDCVLLKSQQAQLSGPWEQPAEPAFVTKALPCPPCQVPIQVSCFGEHEVSALPCSRHDRFSCKRPCGRPLRCGNHTCAKECHLLDDSNKCDDCEQGCSKPRPHLCPHACPLPCHSGDCPPCHQMIRQRCHCKMSAIYVECKKMTMADEETKIALGSCKNQCPKELSCGHRCKQVCHPGPCGVECHQKVKLRCPCRRIKKELACALSSACVVECDHNCIEQQKRVSELKKAEEKAAEEEEQRRHQEELEAFTKRRGGRRIKKRGRRDEDDEEDGGRIGRWRKCAAVVLIPLGGVALSLAAYLLMRTA; encoded by the exons ATGCAGCCAGCCTGGAGACCTCATGGCAGGGGCCGTGGGCGGAAGCAGGAAGATCCAGGAGAAAAAGCGCGAGAAAAGCCTGGAAGTGCTGTAGGAAGAGCAGACAGTACCAAGACGACGGTTCCACTACACCTTG GCGCTTCCAAGTTTGAGGAGATCCGAAAGTCCAACCAGGCCGCTGCGCAGCGACTGATGGAGCGCCACACCAACTGCTCCTCTgaggatgacgacgacgacgatgacgacatTAAGGAGCATAATGACGCTCGTGTCCTGGAGTCCACCTTCACTACTTATACCAGTCACACAG GCGGTGACATCACAGGCCTGCAAAGAACGGGCCAGTATGTCAACGAACTCTTCCAGTCCGGCGCGCTCACCTGTCTCATCTGCATCGCCTCGGTCAAGCGGACTCAGCCG GTGTGGAGCTGCTCCGGCTGCTACTCCCTCTTCCATCTTCCGTGCATCCAAAAGTGGGCCAGGGATTCTGTGTTCCTGCTCTGCTCGGCCACGGACGAAGACTTTGGCCGCAAGCAACATCCGTGGCCCTG TCCCAAGTGTCGGGCTGAGTACTCCCACGCCGCCACGCCCACCAG GTACGTGTGTTACTGTGGGAAGCTTGAGGATCCTCCCGCCGATCCCTGGTTAGCGCCTCACTCATGTGGCGCCGTGTGTCATAAGGAGTTGAAACCTTCCTGTGGACACGCATGTCTGCTGTTGTGTCATCCCG GTCCGTGCCCGCCCTGCCCCAAGATGGTGTCAGTTTCCTGCTTGTGTGGCAATGCTAAGCCCCTCCCCCGGCGCTGTAGCAACAAG GGCTGGTTATGCCGGCAACCGTGTGGAAAGTTATTGCCATGCCGGCAACACAAGTGTTCCCAGCCGTGCCACTCTG aGTGTTCCCCCTGTCCCAAATTCAGCGTTCAGAAGTGCGTGTGCGGTCGGCAAAAAGCGGAGAGACCTTGCGCTGACCCCAAGTGGAAGTGCGAACGT ATTTGTGGTGCCGCCCTCTCTTGTGGGAATCACACCTGTGAGCTTGTGTGCCACGACGGTCGTTGCCCGCCGTGTCCCCGCTCGCTCAGCAGATCGTGTCCCTGCGGCAAGACCA AGTCCAGCCTGCCGTGCACCGAGGAGGTGTCGCTGTGCGGAGACACGTGTGAGCGCCCCCTAGCTTGCGGGAAGCACACATGCTCCAGAAGATGTCACCGTGGGAATTGTGACACCTGCCGAGAG GAAGTGGAGAAAGAATGCCGCTGCGGTAAATACAGAAAGCTGATGGCGTGTCACAAAGAGTATTTATGTGAGTCGAAATGTTCAAAGAGCAGAAACTGCCAGAAACATCCATGTCGAAGGAAG TGTTGCCCCGGCAACTGCCCCCCATGTGACCAGATCTGCGGTCGGACTCTGGGATGTCGCAACCACAAATGTCCGTCGGTGTGCCACCAAG GAAGTTGCTATCCTTGTCCGGAGATGGTGGACGTCCGATGCTCGTGCGGGTCCACCTACTTGACGGTGCCGTGCGGGCGTGAGCGGAGCACCAAGCCTCCTCGCTGCAAGGAGCTCTGCAG GTCTCCATCTTCCTGCCACCATGCCGCCCGAGAGCGCCACCGTTGCCACCCCGGGGCCTGCCCCCCTTGCACGCAGCCCTGCTTGCAACCTCTGGCGGGCTGCCCGCACACGTGCCCGCGGCCCTGCCACGACTGCGTTCTTCTCAAGTCCCAGCAG GCGCAGCTGTCCGGGCCGTGGGAGCAACCGGCAGAACCGGCGTTTGTGACCAAGGCCCTGCCGTGTCCTCCTTGTCAAGTGCCAATACAAGt CTCCTGTTTTGGAGAACACGAG GTGAGCGCGTTGCCGTGTAGCCGCCATGACCGCTTCTCCTGCAAGAGGCCTTGCGGGCGACCGCTGCGCTGCGGTAACCACACGTGCGCCAAAGAGTGCCACCTGCTGGACGACAGCAACAAG TGCGATGACTGCGAGCAGGGTTGCTCCAAGCCTCGGCCACATCTTTGCCCCCACGCCTGCCCACTTCCCTGTCACAGTGGCGACTGCCCGCCGTGCCACCAGATGATTCGGCAGCGCTGCCACTGCAAGATGAGCGCCATCTATGTGGAGTGCAA GAAGATGACCATGGCTGACGAGGAAACAAAGATAGCTTTGGGCTCGTGCAAAAACCAGTGTCCCAAAGAG CTGAGCTGCGGTCATCGCTGCAAGCAGGTGTGTCACCCTGGGCCCTGTGGGGTCGAATGTCACCAGAAGGTCAAGCTGCGATGTCCCTGCAGGAGGATCAAGAAG GAGTTGGCGTGTGCACTGTCATCTGCGTGTGTTGTCGAGTGCGACCACAACTGCATAGAACAACAGAAGAGAGTCAGCGAG CTGAAGAAAGCAGAGGAGAAGGCggctgaggaagaggagcaacGGCGACATCAG GAGGAGCTCGAGGCATTCACCAAGCGGCGAGGAGGACGTCGCATCAAAAAGCGAGGGAGGcgggatgaagatgatgaagaggatggCGGACGGATTGGGCGATGGCGAAAGTGTGCTGCGGTAGTCCTCATCCCGCTGGGTGGTGTCGCACTGTCACTCGCCGCCTACTTGCTTATGAGAACTGCTTAA